A stretch of the Clostridium botulinum genome encodes the following:
- a CDS encoding 4Fe-4S binding protein, translating into MNISVLSGKGGTGKTTISTNLAYSMKANYIDCDVEEPNGFIFLNPSNIKSKEVFMENPFIDDNKCINCGKCAKVCQFNALVKTKRDMILFERLCHSCGACEIVCENNALTYKKRPIGVIEEGSFNNNICKRGILNISEPMAVPVIKELLRDLPKETNIIDCSPGTSCNVVTSLKFTDAAILVTEPTEFGLHDLKMAVGLLKMFNIPFGVVINKNTSKDNIVVDYCNDENIPILGFVPYARKAAKAYSTGNMLIDIDEYKEIFNDICGKVKEELLWNL; encoded by the coding sequence GTGAATATTTCTGTATTAAGTGGAAAGGGTGGAACAGGAAAAACTACTATTTCTACTAATCTTGCATATTCAATGAAAGCCAACTATATAGATTGTGATGTAGAAGAACCAAATGGATTTATATTTTTAAATCCTTCTAATATAAAATCTAAAGAAGTTTTTATGGAAAATCCATTTATTGATGACAATAAATGTATCAACTGTGGTAAGTGTGCTAAGGTATGTCAATTTAATGCATTAGTTAAAACTAAAAGGGATATGATTTTATTTGAAAGACTTTGTCATAGTTGTGGAGCATGTGAAATTGTTTGTGAAAACAATGCATTAACATATAAGAAAAGACCTATTGGAGTAATTGAAGAGGGATCTTTTAATAATAATATCTGCAAAAGAGGGATTTTAAATATAAGTGAGCCAATGGCTGTTCCTGTGATAAAAGAGCTTTTACGTGATTTACCTAAAGAAACAAATATAATAGATTGTTCTCCAGGTACTTCTTGCAATGTAGTAACTTCTCTTAAATTTACTGATGCTGCAATTTTAGTAACTGAACCTACAGAGTTTGGTTTGCATGATTTGAAAATGGCGGTTGGTCTTTTAAAAATGTTTAATATACCTTTTGGAGTTGTAATTAATAAAAATACTTCAAAAGATAATATAGTTGTTGATTATTGCAATGATGAAAATATACCTATACTTGGATTTGTACCTTATGCTAGAAAGGCAGCAAAAGCTTATTCAACAGGCAATATGCTTATTGATATAGATGAGTACAAAGAAATATTTAATGATATTTGTGGAAAAGTAAAGG
- a CDS encoding NifB/NifX family molybdenum-iron cluster-binding protein has protein sequence MKIAVSSTGKELKDLMDDRFGRCTYFVIHDSETNKTEFIENQGHKTGAGAGIAAAQQILDENINVIITGYLGPNAFDVFEGSDIEAFKCSEVTVEKAIELYRNNKLEKLEYASPARK, from the coding sequence ATGAAGATAGCTGTATCCTCAACTGGAAAAGAATTAAAAGATTTAATGGATGACAGATTTGGAAGATGTACTTATTTTGTTATACATGATAGTGAAACAAATAAAACTGAGTTTATTGAAAATCAAGGACATAAAACAGGAGCAGGGGCAGGTATTGCAGCAGCACAGCAAATTCTTGATGAAAATATTAATGTAATAATTACTGGATATCTTGGGCCAAATGCCTTTGACGTTTTTGAAGGATCAGATATAGAAGCATTTAAATGTAGTGAGGTAACAGTAGAAAAAGCTATAGAACTATATAGAAATAACAAATTAGAAAAGTTAGAATATGCATCACCAGCAAGAAAATAG
- the hydF gene encoding [FeFe] hydrogenase H-cluster maturation GTPase HydF yields MNNTPNSNRKHIVFYGKTNSGKSSILNAIVGQEISLVSNIKGTTTDPVSKAMELIPFGPVLFIDTAGIDDKSELGNLRVERTLKTLKKTDFAVYVMDINNIDENEYKDFQKKFKKHRIPYTTVINKIDTVNISYINSLKSKFKECLFVSSRDSESILYLKEELIKRLQEDEEDETIVGDIVPYNGKVIMVVPVDSEAPKGRLILPQVQVIRDCLDHGIKSYVVRDTELQSALEDIKDVDLVITDSQEFKKVNKIVPKHIKLTSFSILFARHKGDLKAFRDGVNKIEELNGNSKILISESCTHNHSHEDIGRVKIPNLLNKHLGKKLNYEFKMGHDFPENIEEYDLIIHCGACMVNKKTMETRIQICREKNVRITNYGIILAYLTGILERSIDIFKLK; encoded by the coding sequence ATGAACAATACGCCAAATTCCAATAGAAAACATATTGTTTTTTATGGAAAAACAAACTCAGGAAAATCCTCAATTTTAAATGCTATTGTGGGTCAGGAAATTTCTTTAGTGTCTAATATAAAAGGAACTACTACTGACCCTGTAAGTAAAGCTATGGAATTAATTCCTTTTGGGCCTGTACTGTTTATAGATACAGCAGGAATTGATGATAAGAGCGAGCTTGGAAATTTAAGAGTTGAAAGAACATTAAAAACTCTTAAAAAAACGGACTTTGCAGTGTATGTAATGGATATAAATAATATAGATGAAAATGAATATAAAGATTTTCAAAAAAAGTTCAAAAAGCATAGAATACCTTATACAACAGTTATTAATAAAATAGATACGGTAAATATAAGTTACATTAATTCTTTAAAATCCAAATTTAAAGAATGTTTATTTGTATCTTCTAGAGATAGTGAAAGTATTTTATATTTAAAAGAGGAACTTATAAAGAGACTTCAAGAGGATGAAGAAGATGAAACTATAGTAGGAGATATTGTACCTTACAATGGTAAAGTTATAATGGTTGTACCTGTAGATTCAGAAGCGCCAAAAGGAAGACTTATACTTCCACAAGTTCAAGTTATAAGAGATTGTCTAGATCATGGTATAAAAAGTTATGTAGTCCGTGATACAGAACTTCAATCAGCATTAGAAGATATTAAAGATGTCGATCTTGTAATTACTGATTCTCAGGAATTTAAAAAAGTTAATAAAATAGTTCCTAAACATATTAAACTAACTAGTTTTTCTATATTATTTGCAAGGCATAAAGGCGATTTAAAAGCGTTCAGAGATGGGGTAAATAAAATAGAAGAATTAAATGGAAATTCCAAAATACTAATAAGTGAAAGTTGTACACATAATCATTCTCATGAAGATATTGGCAGAGTAAAAATACCTAATTTACTAAATAAGCATCTTGGAAAAAAACTTAACTATGAATTTAAAATGGGACATGATTTTCCTGAAAACATAGAAGAATATGACTTAATCATTCATTGTGGAGCTTGTATGGTAAATAAAAAAACAATGGAAACTAGAATACAAATATGCAGAGAAAAAAATGTTAGAATAACAAACTATGGGATTATTTTAGCATACTTAACGGGAATACTTGAACGATCCATAGATATATTTAAATTAAAATAA
- the hydG gene encoding [FeFe] hydrogenase H-cluster radical SAM maturase HydG: MFINHEYIEGLLESAKNATNEEIQKVLYKAKQHKGLSHEDIAVLLQIEDLDQLNEMYKIAGDIKKSIYGNRIVVFAPLYVSDYCVNNCVYCGYQRKNCFTRKKLSMEEIKQEVRVLERMGHKRLALEAGEDPVNCPIDYIVDAIGAIYDTQEENGNIRRVNVNIAATTVENYKKLKDAKIGTYILFQETYHKPTYDRMHPKSIKGDYEYHLTAFDRAMEAHIDDVGGGVLFGLADPKFEVLGLMLHNEHLEEKFGVGFHTISVPRLKKAEGMSLKEFPHLVDDEMFKKIVAIIRIAVPFTGIILSTRETAEMRDEVIKYGVSQVSAGSCTGVGGYKEREEGKAVDQFILGDHRSPVEVLKSLIDSKYIPSYCTACYRKGRTGDRFMSLAKSGQIQNVCGPNAIMTLMEYIMDYGDEELYNKAHDLIQNEIKNIKRDDIRELVSNNVERIKNGERDLFI; the protein is encoded by the coding sequence ATGTTTATTAATCATGAGTATATAGAAGGATTATTAGAAAGTGCTAAAAATGCAACTAATGAAGAAATTCAAAAGGTTTTATATAAAGCAAAACAACATAAAGGATTATCACATGAAGATATAGCAGTACTGCTTCAAATAGAAGACTTAGATCAATTAAATGAAATGTATAAGATAGCTGGAGACATCAAAAAATCTATATATGGTAACAGAATAGTTGTGTTTGCGCCTTTGTATGTAAGTGATTATTGTGTCAATAACTGTGTTTATTGTGGATATCAAAGGAAGAACTGTTTTACAAGAAAAAAATTATCGATGGAAGAAATAAAACAAGAGGTAAGAGTCCTTGAAAGAATGGGACATAAAAGATTAGCTCTAGAAGCAGGAGAGGATCCAGTGAACTGTCCTATTGATTATATAGTAGATGCAATAGGTGCTATATATGACACTCAAGAGGAAAATGGAAATATAAGAAGAGTAAATGTAAATATTGCAGCAACAACAGTAGAAAACTATAAAAAATTAAAAGATGCTAAAATAGGAACATACATATTATTCCAAGAAACATATCATAAACCAACATATGATAGAATGCACCCAAAGAGTATAAAAGGAGATTATGAATATCACTTAACTGCCTTTGATCGTGCTATGGAAGCTCATATAGATGATGTAGGAGGCGGGGTTTTATTTGGACTTGCTGATCCTAAATTTGAAGTGTTAGGTTTAATGCTTCACAATGAACATTTGGAAGAAAAATTTGGAGTAGGTTTCCATACAATATCAGTTCCAAGATTAAAAAAAGCAGAAGGAATGAGTCTTAAAGAATTTCCTCATTTAGTGGATGATGAAATGTTTAAGAAAATTGTTGCAATAATTCGTATAGCAGTTCCATTTACAGGTATTATATTATCGACAAGGGAAACAGCAGAAATGAGAGATGAGGTAATTAAATATGGAGTATCTCAAGTAAGTGCTGGTTCATGTACTGGTGTTGGAGGATATAAAGAACGTGAAGAAGGTAAAGCTGTAGATCAATTTATTTTAGGAGATCACAGAAGTCCAGTTGAAGTTTTAAAATCTCTAATTGATAGCAAATATATACCAAGTTACTGTACTGCATGTTATAGAAAAGGAAGAACTGGAGATAGATTTATGAGTCTTGCAAAATCAGGACAAATACAAAATGTATGCGGACCTAATGCAATTATGACTTTAATGGAATATATAATGGATTATGGTGATGAAGAACTTTATAATAAAGCGCACGACTTAATCCAAAATGAAATAAAAAACATAAAAAGAGATGATATACGTGAGCTTGTAAGCAATAATGTAGAAAGAATAAAAAATGGTGAAAGGGATTTATTCATATAG
- the hydE gene encoding [FeFe] hydrogenase H-cluster radical SAM maturase HydE, whose protein sequence is MRKIIDRLYENNSLNREELLYLLNNINDENKEYLISKANETRFKYYGDKVYTRGLIEFTNYCKNTCTYCGIRVFNKKVDRYRLSLDEIIHSCSEGDRLGYRTFVLQGGEDNYFTDDKIVEIVTKIKSKFPKCAITLSIGEKSYESYKKYYDAGVDRYLLRHETASKELYEKLHPGMSFENRRKCLRDLKKIGYQVGAGFMIGIPGQTNEDYVEDLLFLKELEPHMVGIGPFIPQCDTPLGKEQGGTVEQTILMLSIIRLLLPQVLLPATTALGTIHPMGREMGLKAGANVVMPNLSPTSVRKKYALYDGKICTGDEAAECRMCIQNRIETSGFSLDMSRGDNRLWRRK, encoded by the coding sequence ATGAGAAAAATAATTGATAGATTATATGAAAATAACAGTTTAAATCGTGAAGAACTTTTGTATTTGTTAAATAATATAAATGATGAAAATAAAGAATATTTAATATCTAAGGCAAATGAAACTAGATTTAAGTATTATGGGGATAAAGTTTATACGAGGGGGCTCATAGAGTTTACAAACTATTGTAAAAATACATGCACTTATTGTGGTATAAGAGTTTTCAATAAAAAGGTCGATAGATATAGACTGTCATTAGATGAAATTATACATTCTTGTAGTGAAGGGGATAGATTAGGATATAGAACCTTCGTACTTCAAGGAGGAGAAGATAATTATTTTACTGATGATAAAATAGTAGAAATAGTAACAAAAATAAAATCAAAATTTCCTAAGTGTGCAATTACTCTTTCTATAGGAGAAAAGTCCTATGAGTCATATAAAAAATATTACGATGCAGGAGTAGATAGATATCTTTTAAGACATGAAACAGCATCAAAGGAACTTTATGAAAAATTACACCCAGGTATGAGTTTTGAAAATAGAAGAAAGTGTCTTAGAGATTTAAAGAAAATAGGATACCAAGTAGGGGCTGGATTTATGATTGGCATTCCAGGACAAACTAATGAAGATTATGTAGAAGATTTGTTGTTTTTAAAGGAACTAGAACCTCATATGGTCGGAATAGGTCCATTTATTCCACAATGTGATACTCCTCTTGGAAAAGAACAAGGTGGCACAGTAGAACAAACTATATTAATGTTATCAATTATAAGATTACTTTTACCACAGGTATTATTACCAGCAACCACTGCGCTTGGAACAATACATCCTATGGGAAGAGAAATGGGACTTAAAGCAGGGGCAAATGTTGTAATGCCTAACTTATCACCTACATCAGTAAGAAAAAAATATGCATTATACGATGGAAAGATATGTACAGGAGATGAAGCTGCTGAGTGCAGAATGTGTATTCAAAATAGAATAGAAACTTCTGGATTTTCTCTTGATATGTCAAGAGGAGATAATAGATTATGGAGGAGAAAATAA
- a CDS encoding TM1266 family iron-only hydrogenase system putative regulator — MKKIAVISAILEEPKKTQKEFNEIISNFKGIVKGRMGIPFEEEGISVICITVVGELNDINSLTGKLGNIKNVLVKTSIAKKEI, encoded by the coding sequence GTGAAAAAAATCGCTGTAATTAGTGCTATTTTAGAAGAACCAAAGAAAACTCAAAAAGAATTTAATGAAATTATATCTAATTTTAAAGGGATTGTTAAAGGGAGAATGGGCATTCCTTTTGAAGAAGAAGGTATATCGGTAATATGTATTACTGTAGTTGGAGAATTAAATGATATAAATAGTCTTACAGGGAAACTTGGAAATATTAAAAATGTGTTAGTGAAAACATCAATTGCAAAGAAAGAGATATAA
- a CDS encoding ROK family protein codes for MKYLGIDIGGTEIKYGIVDDNGNIERSYSKETAAFKGADNLINNIEDIIQNIIKIEKINGIGISTAGQVNRNNGEIIFATNTIPGWTGVKLKKIIEDRFKIQCYVDNDVNCACLGYMWKSMKEDYKDFIFLTLGTGIGGAIVINGQLYTGSHFIAGEFGHMTICKAGEECTCGSKGCFERYASTSALIRRAKNQLKLPEGFKISGKYIFDKAKNNEKEYINVINEWSYDVAIGIKNIVHMFNPSLIVIGGGVSAQGDYLIKFIQKHMNKIIMHSFLKGLVIKTSPSGNKAGMLGAIYGLKML; via the coding sequence ATGAAATATTTAGGTATAGATATAGGTGGAACAGAAATAAAATATGGAATTGTTGATGATAATGGAAATATTGAAAGAAGCTACTCTAAAGAGACCGCAGCTTTTAAAGGTGCAGATAATCTTATAAATAATATAGAAGATATAATACAAAATATTATTAAAATAGAAAAGATAAATGGAATAGGAATAAGTACAGCAGGACAAGTAAATAGAAATAATGGTGAAATAATTTTCGCAACAAATACAATTCCGGGTTGGACAGGAGTTAAATTAAAGAAAATAATTGAAGATAGATTTAAAATTCAGTGTTATGTTGATAATGATGTTAATTGTGCTTGTTTAGGATATATGTGGAAGTCAATGAAGGAAGATTATAAAGATTTTATTTTTCTAACTTTAGGAACTGGAATTGGTGGTGCAATTGTAATAAATGGTCAATTGTATACGGGTAGCCACTTTATAGCTGGAGAATTTGGTCATATGACTATTTGCAAAGCTGGAGAAGAATGTACCTGTGGATCTAAAGGGTGTTTTGAAAGATATGCATCAACTTCAGCCTTAATAAGACGTGCCAAAAATCAACTAAAATTACCTGAAGGTTTTAAGATAAGTGGAAAATATATTTTTGATAAAGCCAAGAATAATGAAAAAGAGTATATAAATGTGATAAATGAATGGAGCTATGATGTAGCTATAGGAATAAAAAATATAGTTCATATGTTCAATCCTTCTTTAATTGTCATAGGTGGAGGAGTTTCAGCACAAGGTGATTACTTAATTAAATTTATACAAAAGCATATGAATAAAATAATTATGCATTCATTTTTAAAAGGATTGGTTATAAAAACTTCACCGAGCGGTAATAAAGCTGGAATGCTGGGAGCAATATATGGACTAAAAATGTTATAA
- a CDS encoding YhcH/YjgK/YiaL family protein, which produces MIYGNLTNRESFKYLPEAILKVFDYALKNDIENFKPGNYEIDSDKIFVNVVQYDTKDIKDRFWEAHKKYLDIHVVFKGNERININFIDNLKKLEYVDKDDFLPLEGEFKSSLVLNKNDFLICYPEDAHMTALKVNESENVKKAIFKISLDIL; this is translated from the coding sequence ATGATATATGGAAATTTAACAAATAGAGAATCTTTCAAATATTTACCCGAAGCTATACTAAAGGTATTTGATTATGCATTAAAAAATGATATAGAAAATTTTAAACCAGGAAATTATGAAATAGATTCAGATAAAATATTTGTAAATGTTGTACAATATGATACTAAGGATATAAAGGATAGATTTTGGGAAGCACACAAAAAATATTTAGATATACATGTTGTATTTAAAGGAAATGAAAGAATAAATATTAATTTTATAGATAATCTTAAAAAATTAGAGTATGTAGATAAAGATGATTTTTTACCATTAGAAGGTGAGTTTAAATCATCATTAGTTTTAAATAAAAATGACTTTTTAATATGCTATCCAGAAGATGCACATATGACTGCTTTAAAAGTAAATGAAAGTGAAAATGTAAAAAAAGCTATATTCAAGATATCTTTAGATATACTTTAG
- a CDS encoding N-acetylmannosamine-6-phosphate 2-epimerase: protein MLKKIRGKLIVSCQALENEPLHSSFIMGRMALAAKMGGAVAIRAQSAEDIKEIKKVTGLPVIGLVKRNYEDSDIYITPTKKEVDELLTTECEVIAIDATMRKRPNNENLKELIDYIHKNKRLVMGDISTMPEGINAEILGVDCVSTTLSGYTPSSRQGDSVDLEIIEKLSHRLYIPVIGEGKISTPDDLRRVFKCGAYAAVVGGAITRPQLITAKFVDAINYERS, encoded by the coding sequence ATGCTAAAAAAAATAAGAGGTAAACTTATAGTATCTTGTCAGGCTTTAGAGAATGAACCACTTCATAGTTCTTTTATTATGGGAAGAATGGCACTTGCAGCAAAAATGGGTGGAGCTGTTGCAATAAGAGCTCAAAGTGCAGAAGATATAAAAGAAATAAAAAAAGTCACAGGGCTTCCTGTAATAGGACTAGTTAAAAGAAACTATGAAGATTCAGATATATATATTACTCCTACAAAGAAAGAAGTAGATGAGCTACTTACAACGGAGTGTGAAGTTATAGCTATAGATGCAACTATGAGGAAAAGACCTAATAATGAGAATTTAAAAGAACTTATAGACTATATTCATAAAAACAAAAGACTAGTTATGGGAGATATTTCAACAATGCCAGAGGGAATAAATGCAGAAATATTGGGGGTAGATTGTGTTTCAACTACTCTTTCAGGATACACTCCCTCTTCTAGACAAGGTGATTCAGTAGACTTAGAGATTATAGAAAAACTTTCCCATAGATTATATATTCCAGTTATAGGAGAAGGAAAAATTAGTACCCCTGATGATTTAAGAAGAGTTTTTAAATGTGGTGCTTATGCAGCTGTTGTAGGAGGTGCCATAACAAGACCACAGCTTATAACTGCTAAATTTGTTGATGCTATAAATTATGAAAGGAGCTAA
- a CDS encoding N-acetylneuraminate lyase, protein MKGIFSALLVPYDENGNIKEEGLRQLVRYNIDVCGVDGLYVGGSTGENFMLATDEKKRIFEIVKDEVKQDVKLIAQVGSINLKESVELGKFATSLGYDSLSAVTPFYYKFDFEEIKNYYNTIIEATNNNMIIYSIPFLTGVNITLNQFGELFKNEKIIGVKFTQGDFYLLERLRKAFPDKLIFSGFDEMLLPAVVSGVDGAIGSTYNVNGKRAKEIFRLGQEGKVKEAYEIQHVTNDLIEGILSNGLYQTIKEILKVKGVDAGYCRQPMKRLTEEKVKFAKDLAKKFL, encoded by the coding sequence ATGAAGGGAATTTTTTCAGCATTACTAGTTCCATATGATGAAAACGGAAACATAAAGGAAGAAGGCTTGAGGCAGTTAGTTAGATATAACATAGATGTTTGTGGTGTTGACGGTTTATACGTAGGAGGAAGTACTGGTGAAAACTTCATGCTAGCTACTGATGAAAAGAAAAGAATTTTTGAAATTGTAAAAGATGAGGTGAAACAAGACGTTAAACTTATAGCTCAAGTTGGATCAATAAATTTAAAAGAGTCTGTAGAACTGGGTAAATTTGCTACGAGTCTAGGATATGATTCCTTATCAGCTGTAACTCCATTTTATTATAAATTTGATTTTGAAGAGATAAAAAATTACTATAATACAATTATCGAAGCAACTAATAATAATATGATTATTTATTCAATCCCATTTTTAACTGGGGTAAATATAACATTAAATCAATTTGGTGAATTATTTAAGAATGAAAAAATAATAGGTGTTAAATTTACTCAAGGAGATTTTTATTTATTAGAAAGATTGAGAAAGGCATTTCCTGATAAATTAATATTCTCAGGATTTGATGAAATGCTATTACCAGCGGTAGTTTCAGGAGTGGATGGTGCAATTGGTAGTACTTATAATGTAAATGGTAAAAGAGCAAAGGAAATATTTAGATTAGGTCAAGAAGGAAAAGTTAAGGAAGCTTATGAAATTCAACATGTAACTAATGATTTAATAGAAGGAATTTTAAGTAATGGGTTATATCAAACTATAAAAGAAATATTGAAGGTTAAAGGTGTAGATGCAGGATATTGCAGACAACCAATGAAAAGGTTAACAGAAGAAAAAGTTAAATTTGCAAAAGATCTCGCTAAAAAATTCTTATAG
- a CDS encoding LacI family DNA-binding transcriptional regulator: MVTQEDIARKLNISRTTVARALNGNSNIKPETKEKILSLCDELGYVKNPISTSLAIKKKKKVFAFIIKSKNIHYSLELIKGLKRAEQEFEFYRYSIEIIETDINEPIKQLEELNRVINEEKPDGIIIIPLLKEKIKQVKLQKPKIFFVTLDISIDESIVNVGVDYFKSGRITAEVFINIISKGKKILVLDTVDDMISSKLYLKGFLSRIKEEEKELIVGPIYDENLKKNAIEIIKKHVNSDIEGIYSTRFLTDIILNIEKILNRKYKVVSNGISDVVYNLILDKSIIASVVERWEEEGYIAAKIMFNYIYKNSKPSFNNYITESKIIFRENLK, encoded by the coding sequence ATGGTAACGCAAGAGGATATAGCGAGAAAATTAAATATTTCAAGAACTACCGTTGCAAGAGCTTTAAATGGAAATTCAAATATAAAGCCAGAAACAAAAGAAAAAATTTTAAGTTTATGTGATGAGCTAGGCTATGTAAAAAATCCTATAAGTACATCATTAGCTATAAAAAAGAAAAAGAAAGTGTTTGCATTTATAATAAAATCTAAAAATATACATTATTCATTAGAACTTATAAAAGGATTAAAAAGAGCCGAACAGGAGTTTGAATTTTATAGATATAGTATAGAAATCATAGAAACAGATATAAATGAACCAATTAAACAATTAGAAGAATTAAATAGAGTTATTAATGAGGAAAAGCCAGATGGCATAATAATAATACCTTTACTAAAGGAAAAAATAAAACAAGTAAAACTACAAAAGCCAAAAATATTTTTTGTGACTTTAGATATAAGTATTGATGAATCTATTGTTAATGTTGGTGTTGATTATTTTAAGTCAGGAAGAATAACTGCGGAGGTTTTTATTAACATAATAAGCAAGGGGAAAAAAATATTAGTGTTAGATACAGTTGATGATATGATATCATCTAAACTTTATTTGAAAGGATTTTTATCTAGAATTAAAGAGGAAGAGAAAGAATTAATAGTAGGTCCAATATATGATGAAAATTTAAAGAAAAATGCAATAGAAATAATAAAAAAACATGTGAACTCTGATATAGAAGGAATTTATAGTACTAGATTTTTAACAGACATAATATTAAACATAGAAAAAATATTAAATCGCAAATATAAGGTTGTTTCTAATGGAATAAGTGATGTTGTTTATAATTTGATATTAGATAAAAGTATTATAGCATCAGTAGTAGAAAGGTGGGAAGAAGAAGGGTATATTGCAGCAAAAATTATGTTTAATTATATATATAAGAATTCTAAACCATCCTTTAATAATTACATAACGGAAAGTAAAATAATATTTAGAGAAAATTTGAAATAA
- a CDS encoding sodium:solute symporter, translated as MKTSFELVDYLVLIGYLLFVLIVGIKVAKKEMKGKEYFRGDGTIPWWVTAVSLFATMLSPISYLTLAGRSFKGDWSSWVGQLGIFLAVPLTIMFFLPVYKKLNIDTAYEYLEKRFDKRLRLLGSLMFIVFQIGRMSIVMYLPALALSLVTKVDINILIVLMGIIAIIYSYVGGIKSVLWTDFIQGIVLSLGAVFVVIFLCFTVKGGFSEIISMGVKDSKFLDLSSMMDINIFKESFFITLIGAGFGTLSSYVSSQDMVQRYTTTTNIKEMKKMTYLNGLLSIGVATLFFFIGTGLYAFYTQNPTLLLTHKEDQVFASYIVSQLPAGISGLLLAGIFAAGQSTLSSGLNSVATSWTLDVHKVLKGSMDNDKATSLAKFLSLAIGIVSIVVSIILAHSNLNSAFAWFNGFIGMVLGLVGGLFGLGVFSKKANSKGALLGFVVAVIVSVGIKYYTKVNFWAYSIISIAVCMIFGYIFSLMFKEKVKDNINELTIYGISKNDLNGEENIKL; from the coding sequence ATGAAAACATCTTTTGAGCTTGTGGATTATTTGGTTCTTATAGGTTATCTTTTATTTGTTCTTATAGTAGGAATCAAAGTTGCAAAAAAAGAAATGAAAGGAAAGGAATATTTTAGAGGAGATGGAACAATTCCTTGGTGGGTAACAGCGGTAAGTTTATTTGCAACTATGTTAAGTCCTATATCATATCTGACACTTGCGGGAAGGTCTTTTAAAGGTGATTGGTCATCATGGGTAGGTCAACTCGGAATATTTTTAGCAGTTCCATTAACGATCATGTTTTTCTTACCTGTTTATAAAAAACTAAACATTGATACAGCTTATGAATATTTAGAGAAAAGATTTGATAAGAGATTAAGGCTTCTCGGAAGTTTAATGTTTATAGTTTTCCAAATAGGAAGAATGTCTATAGTTATGTATTTACCAGCATTAGCATTATCATTAGTTACAAAAGTAGATATAAATATTTTAATAGTATTAATGGGAATAATAGCAATAATATACTCTTATGTTGGAGGAATAAAATCAGTTCTTTGGACAGATTTTATTCAAGGAATAGTATTATCTTTAGGTGCTGTATTTGTAGTAATTTTCTTATGTTTTACAGTAAAAGGTGGATTTTCAGAAATTATAAGTATGGGTGTTAAAGACAGTAAATTCTTAGATTTATCATCAATGATGGATATAAATATATTTAAAGAAAGCTTTTTTATAACGTTAATAGGAGCTGGATTTGGAACCTTATCTTCATATGTATCAAGTCAGGATATGGTTCAAAGATATACAACAACAACGAATATAAAAGAAATGAAAAAGATGACATATTTGAATGGATTATTATCAATAGGGGTTGCAACTTTATTCTTTTTCATTGGAACAGGATTATATGCATTCTATACACAAAACCCAACACTTCTTTTAACTCATAAAGAAGATCAAGTTTTTGCAAGTTATATAGTTAGTCAACTTCCAGCAGGAATATCGGGACTTTTACTTGCAGGAATTTTTGCAGCTGGTCAGTCAACTTTGTCATCAGGATTAAATAGTGTAGCCACTAGTTGGACTCTAGATGTTCATAAAGTTTTAAAAGGTTCTATGGACAATGATAAAGCTACTAGTCTTGCTAAATTTTTATCTCTAGCAATAGGTATAGTATCAATTGTTGTTTCAATTATACTAGCACATTCTAATTTAAATTCAGCATTTGCATGGTTTAATGGCTTCATAGGTATGGTTTTAGGTCTTGTTGGAGGATTATTTGGTCTTGGAGTATTTAGTAAAAAGGCAAATTCTAAAGGAGCATTATTAGGTTTTGTCGTAGCAGTTATAGTATCTGTTGGAATTAAATATTATACAAAAGTTAACTTCTGGGCTTATTCAATAATAAGTATAGCTGTATGTATGATATTTGGATATATATTTAGTTTAATGTTTAAAGAAAAAGTAAAAGACAATATAAATGAATTAACGATATATGGAATAAGTAAAAATGATTTAAATGGTGAAGAAAATATAAAATTATAA